One genomic region from Cyclopterus lumpus isolate fCycLum1 chromosome 20, fCycLum1.pri, whole genome shotgun sequence encodes:
- the ythdf3 gene encoding YTH domain-containing family protein 3 isoform X2, with translation MRPKGQGNKVQNGSMHQKDGVNEDDFEPYLSGQTNQGNSYPPMSDPYMPSYYAPSIGFPYSLGEAAWSTAGDPPMPYLTAYGQMSNGEPHFIPDGVFSQPGALGNTPPFLGQHGFNFFPGNADYSTWGTSVSQGQSTQNSVYSNSYGYAPSSLGRAITDGQAGFGSDTQLSKVPVLNSIEQGMTGLKLGADMVAAVTKTVGSPLGGTAGMSSMAANSLPPSVSSSAPKPASWAAIAKKPAKPQPKVKPKANMGMGGGAIPPPPIKHNMNIGTWDEKGSLNKPPLVQNMMPPQPMVQQPLLAQPQPLLQNPLPPPPQHQHQHQHQPQHQHQHQHQPQHQHQHQHQHQHQPQHQHQHQPFQLHSLQSPQHPQPMPPGHPHMHLSSQPGPPPPLHQQQPQQPGPPPNRWVAPRNRGEGFGLGGGLPLSASPCSGEVHPVLEKLRVLNNYNPKDFDWNLKNGRVFIIKSYSEDDIHRSIKYSIWCSTEHGNKRLDGAYRSLGNKGPLYLLFSVNGSGHFCGVAEMRSPVDYNAYAGVWSQDKWKGKFEVKWAFIKDVPNNQLRHIRLENNDNKPVTNSRDTQEVPLEKAKQVLKIIATYKHTTSIFDDFAHYEKRQEEEEALRKERNRNKQ, from the exons ATG AGACCTAAAGGACAAGGAAATAAAG TGCAAAACGGATCAATGCATCAAAAGGATGGTGTTAATGAGGATGATTTTGAGCCTTATCTAAGCGGCCAGACTAATCAG GGTAACAGCTATCCACCAATGTCTGACCCCTACATGCCCAGCTATTATGCTCCATCCATTGGTTTCCCTTACTCTCTGGGAGAGGCTGCTTGGTCCACAGCAGGAGACCCTCCTATGCCCTACCTAACCGCCTATGGACAGATGAGCAATGGCGAGCCCCACTTCATCCCTGACGGTGTGTTTAGCCAGCCAGGTGCCCTTGGGAACACCCCTCCCTTTCTGGGCCAGCATGGCTTCAACTTCTTCCCTGGTAATGCAGACTATTCCACCTGGGGTACCAGTGTCTCTCAGGGTCAATCCACACAGAACTCAGTATACAGTAACAGCTATGGGTATGCCCCCAGCTCGCTGGGTCGGGCCATCACGGATGGACAGGCGGGCTTTGGAAGCGACACCCAGCTTAGTAAAGTCCCGGTGCTGAACAGCATTGAGCAAGGTATGACAGGCTTAAAACTGGGTGCGGACATGGTGGCAGCTGTCACTAAAACCGTGGGTTCACCCCTAGGGGGCACAGCAGGTATGAGCAGCATGGCAGCCAATAGCCTCCCTCCGTCTGTCAGCTCATCTGCACCTAAACCTGCCTCCTGGGCGGCCATTGCCAAGAAGCCGGCCAAGCCACAGCCCAAGGTCAAACCCAAAGCCAACATGGGGATGGGGGGAGGTGCcattcccccaccccccataaAGCACAATATGAACATTGGTACTTGGGACGAGAAGGGCTCTCTAAACAAGCCTCCATTAGTTCAGAATATGATGCCCCCGCAGCCTATGGTGCAGCAGCCTCTCCTAGCTCAGCCCCAGCCCTTACTGCAAAACCCGTTGCCTCCTCCGCctcaacaccaacaccaacatcaacatcagccccaacatcaacatcaacatcaacatcagccccaacatcaacatcaacatcaacaccaacatcaacatcagccccaacaccaacaccagcaccagccCTTCCAGCTTCATTCTCTGCAGTCCCCCCAACACCCCCAGCCTATGCCTCCTGGCCATCCACACATGCACCTCTCCTCTCAACCTGGCCCCCCACCGCCCCTTCATCAGCAACAACCCCAGCAGCCTGGTCCTCCCCCCAACCGTTGGGTGGCTCCCAGGAACCGGGGTGAGGGCTTTGGTTTGGGTGGGGGACTCCCACTTAGTGCCTCCCCTTGCTCTGGAGAAGTGCATCCCGTGTTGGAGAAACTCCGTGTCCTCAACAACTACAACCCCAAAGACTTTGACTGGAACTTGAAAAATGGACGCGTCTTCATTATCAAGAGCTATTCTGAAGATGACATCCACCGCTCAATCAAGTACTCTATCTGGTGCAGTACAGAACATGGCAACAAGCGTCTGGATGGTGCCTACCGCTCACTGGGCAACAAGGGGCCCCTGTACCTGTTGTTCAGCGTCAACGGCAGTGGCCACTTCTGTGGTGTGGCGGAGATGCGCTCACCAGTGGACTACAATGCCTATGCAGGCGTCTGGTCTCAGGACAAGTGGAAGGGCAAGTTTGAGGTGAAGTGGGCATTCATCAAAGACGTGCCCAACAACCAGCTGCGACACATCCGGCTGGAGAACAATGACAACAAGCCAGTAACCAACTCCAGGGACACTCAGGAAGTGCCTCTGGAAAAGGCCAAACAAGTGCTTAAAATTATCGCCACTTACAAGCATACCACCTCAATCTTTGATGACTTTGCACATTATGAGAAACgtcaggaagaggaggaggctctgAGGAAG GAGCGCAATAGAAATAAACAGTAA
- the ythdf3 gene encoding YTH domain-containing family protein 3 isoform X1, translating into MSATTVDQRPKGQGNKVQNGSMHQKDGVNEDDFEPYLSGQTNQGNSYPPMSDPYMPSYYAPSIGFPYSLGEAAWSTAGDPPMPYLTAYGQMSNGEPHFIPDGVFSQPGALGNTPPFLGQHGFNFFPGNADYSTWGTSVSQGQSTQNSVYSNSYGYAPSSLGRAITDGQAGFGSDTQLSKVPVLNSIEQGMTGLKLGADMVAAVTKTVGSPLGGTAGMSSMAANSLPPSVSSSAPKPASWAAIAKKPAKPQPKVKPKANMGMGGGAIPPPPIKHNMNIGTWDEKGSLNKPPLVQNMMPPQPMVQQPLLAQPQPLLQNPLPPPPQHQHQHQHQPQHQHQHQHQPQHQHQHQHQHQHQPQHQHQHQPFQLHSLQSPQHPQPMPPGHPHMHLSSQPGPPPPLHQQQPQQPGPPPNRWVAPRNRGEGFGLGGGLPLSASPCSGEVHPVLEKLRVLNNYNPKDFDWNLKNGRVFIIKSYSEDDIHRSIKYSIWCSTEHGNKRLDGAYRSLGNKGPLYLLFSVNGSGHFCGVAEMRSPVDYNAYAGVWSQDKWKGKFEVKWAFIKDVPNNQLRHIRLENNDNKPVTNSRDTQEVPLEKAKQVLKIIATYKHTTSIFDDFAHYEKRQEEEEALRKERNRNKQ; encoded by the exons ATGTCTGCGACCACAGTCGATCAG AGACCTAAAGGACAAGGAAATAAAG TGCAAAACGGATCAATGCATCAAAAGGATGGTGTTAATGAGGATGATTTTGAGCCTTATCTAAGCGGCCAGACTAATCAG GGTAACAGCTATCCACCAATGTCTGACCCCTACATGCCCAGCTATTATGCTCCATCCATTGGTTTCCCTTACTCTCTGGGAGAGGCTGCTTGGTCCACAGCAGGAGACCCTCCTATGCCCTACCTAACCGCCTATGGACAGATGAGCAATGGCGAGCCCCACTTCATCCCTGACGGTGTGTTTAGCCAGCCAGGTGCCCTTGGGAACACCCCTCCCTTTCTGGGCCAGCATGGCTTCAACTTCTTCCCTGGTAATGCAGACTATTCCACCTGGGGTACCAGTGTCTCTCAGGGTCAATCCACACAGAACTCAGTATACAGTAACAGCTATGGGTATGCCCCCAGCTCGCTGGGTCGGGCCATCACGGATGGACAGGCGGGCTTTGGAAGCGACACCCAGCTTAGTAAAGTCCCGGTGCTGAACAGCATTGAGCAAGGTATGACAGGCTTAAAACTGGGTGCGGACATGGTGGCAGCTGTCACTAAAACCGTGGGTTCACCCCTAGGGGGCACAGCAGGTATGAGCAGCATGGCAGCCAATAGCCTCCCTCCGTCTGTCAGCTCATCTGCACCTAAACCTGCCTCCTGGGCGGCCATTGCCAAGAAGCCGGCCAAGCCACAGCCCAAGGTCAAACCCAAAGCCAACATGGGGATGGGGGGAGGTGCcattcccccaccccccataaAGCACAATATGAACATTGGTACTTGGGACGAGAAGGGCTCTCTAAACAAGCCTCCATTAGTTCAGAATATGATGCCCCCGCAGCCTATGGTGCAGCAGCCTCTCCTAGCTCAGCCCCAGCCCTTACTGCAAAACCCGTTGCCTCCTCCGCctcaacaccaacaccaacatcaacatcagccccaacatcaacatcaacatcaacatcagccccaacatcaacatcaacatcaacaccaacatcaacatcagccccaacaccaacaccagcaccagccCTTCCAGCTTCATTCTCTGCAGTCCCCCCAACACCCCCAGCCTATGCCTCCTGGCCATCCACACATGCACCTCTCCTCTCAACCTGGCCCCCCACCGCCCCTTCATCAGCAACAACCCCAGCAGCCTGGTCCTCCCCCCAACCGTTGGGTGGCTCCCAGGAACCGGGGTGAGGGCTTTGGTTTGGGTGGGGGACTCCCACTTAGTGCCTCCCCTTGCTCTGGAGAAGTGCATCCCGTGTTGGAGAAACTCCGTGTCCTCAACAACTACAACCCCAAAGACTTTGACTGGAACTTGAAAAATGGACGCGTCTTCATTATCAAGAGCTATTCTGAAGATGACATCCACCGCTCAATCAAGTACTCTATCTGGTGCAGTACAGAACATGGCAACAAGCGTCTGGATGGTGCCTACCGCTCACTGGGCAACAAGGGGCCCCTGTACCTGTTGTTCAGCGTCAACGGCAGTGGCCACTTCTGTGGTGTGGCGGAGATGCGCTCACCAGTGGACTACAATGCCTATGCAGGCGTCTGGTCTCAGGACAAGTGGAAGGGCAAGTTTGAGGTGAAGTGGGCATTCATCAAAGACGTGCCCAACAACCAGCTGCGACACATCCGGCTGGAGAACAATGACAACAAGCCAGTAACCAACTCCAGGGACACTCAGGAAGTGCCTCTGGAAAAGGCCAAACAAGTGCTTAAAATTATCGCCACTTACAAGCATACCACCTCAATCTTTGATGACTTTGCACATTATGAGAAACgtcaggaagaggaggaggctctgAGGAAG GAGCGCAATAGAAATAAACAGTAA